Proteins encoded together in one Lycium barbarum isolate Lr01 unplaced genomic scaffold, ASM1917538v2 unchr_scaffold_29, whole genome shotgun sequence window:
- the LOC132625686 gene encoding hemoglobin-2, with amino-acid sequence MNSFTEEQEALVVKSWDSMKKNAGEWGLKFFLKIFEIAPSAKKLFSFLKDSNVPLEQNPKLKIHAKSVLVMTCEAAVQLRKAGKVVLRDSTLKKMGATHLKYGVVDEHFEVTKYALLETIKEAIPEMWSVDMKNAWGEAYDQLVSAIKTEMK; translated from the coding sequence ATGAATAGCTTTACAGAAGAACAAGAAGCTTTGGTAGTCAAGTCATGGGACTCAATGAAGAAGAATGCTGGTGAATGGGGTCTCAAATTCTTTCTCAAGATATTTGAGATTGCACCATCGGCTAAAAAGCTGTTCTCATTCCTCAAAGATTCAAATGTGCCTTTGGAACAGAATCCTAAACTCAAGATCCATGCTAAATCTGTCCTCGTCATGACTTGTGAAGCTGCAGTTCAACTTAGAAAAGCAGGAAAGGTTGTGTTGAGGGATTCAACTCTCAAAAAAATGGGTGCTACACACTTGAAGTATGGTGTGGTTGATGAACACTTTGAGGTAACCAAGTATGCCTTGTTGGAAACAATCAAAGAAGCAATTCCAGAAATGTGGAGTGTTGATATGAAGAATGCATGGGGAGAAGCTTATGATCAATTGGTTAGCGCCATCAAGACCGAGATGAAGTAG
- the LOC132625681 gene encoding BES1/BZR1 homolog protein 2-like: MTAGGGGSSGRLPTWKERENNKRRERRRRAIAAKIFTGLRAQGNFKLPKHCDNNEVLKALCLEAGWVVEDDGTTYRKGHRPPPTENGCASMNFSACSSIQPSPMSSSFPSPVPSYHASPTSSSFPSPSRCDNGHPTSYILPFIRNLASVPSTLPPLRISNSAPVTPPLSSPTRGSKPKPIWESLSRVPLHTFQQHPHFAASAPSSPTRRQYSKPATIPECDEFDAASVESARWVSFQTVAAPTSPTFNLVKPLPPQQNILLDALSGHGMFGWAEAAQKGHVGSEFDFESCKVKAWEGERIHEVAVDDLELTLGSAKARA, from the exons ATGACGGCCGGCGGTGGTGGATCATCAGGAAGGTTGCCGACGTGGAAAGAGAGGGAAAACAATAAGAGAAGAGAGAGGAGAAGAAGAGCTATTGCTGCAAAAATATTTACTGGCTTAAGAGCTCAAGGTAACTTCAAACTTCCCAAACACTGTGATAACAATGAGGTCTTGAAAGCTCTTTGTCTTGAAGCTGGTTGGGTTGTTGAAGATGATGGCACCACTTATCGCAAG GGACACAGGCCTCCACCAACGGAAAATGGTTGTGCCTCTATGAATTTCAGTGCATGCTCATCGATTCAGCCTAGCCCAATGTCATCCTCTTTCCCCAGTCCTGTACCCTCTTACCATGCCAGCCCAACATCATCCTCATTCCCTAGTCCCTCACGTTGTGACAACGGGCATCCCACATCATACATCCTCCCCTTTATCCGTAACTTAGCTTCCGTTCCCTCTACTTTGCCACCTCTTCGTATATCTAACAGTGCCCCTGTTACCCCACCTCTTTCTTCTCCTACTCGAGGATCAAAGCCTAAACCTATCTGGGAATCTCTCTCCAGGGTTCCGTTGCATACCTTTCAGCAGCACCCACATTTTGCTGCTTCTGCACCATCAAGTCCCACCCGCCGCCAATACTCTAAGCCTGCTACAATTCCAGAATGCGATGAGTTTGATGCTGCCTCAGTTGAATCTGCACGCTGGGTCAGCTTCCAGACGGTGGCAGCTCCAACTTCGCCTACTTTTAACCTTGTAAAACCTCTTCCTCCTCAGCAGAACATTCTCTTAGATGCCTTAAGTGGCCATGGTATGTTTGGTTGGGCCGAAGCAGCTCAAAAGGGACATGTGGGCTCTGAGTTTGATTTTGAGAGCTGCAAAGTGAAGGCATGGGAAGGTGAGAGAATACATGAAGTTGCTGTGGATGATCTAGAACTCACTCTTGGTAGTGCAAAGGCACGTGCTTAA